A region from the Gemmatimonadota bacterium genome encodes:
- a CDS encoding dihydroorotase, which produces MSGVRPLLLRGGRVVDPAHRVDGRLDVLLADGHVAAIGESLEAPEQALVLDVNGKVVTPGLIDVHVHLREPGGEHKETIESGLKAAAAGGFTAVCAMPNTDPPLDDASSIRFVLERGARVRGARVYPVGALSRGRKGERLTDVGELVDAGAVGITDDGDPIMDSGLMRLALEYAQTFGIPVADHAEDLGLSAGGHMNDGPTATRLGLKGKPGASEESHIYRDLLVAELTGGHIHLQHVSTRLGVEAIRMAKARGVHVTAEAAPHHLLLTEEAVGAYDTNAKMNPPLRRADDVAAVREGLRDGTLDVLATDHAPHHRDEKDRTFDEAPFGIVGLETAVGLVLTHVLGEGLLDLPTLVDRMSAQPARAFRLTGGSLAVGSVADVTVLDLEHEWVVDPKRFRSKSRNTPFGGWKLKGRAIATIVGGDAVWTLE; this is translated from the coding sequence ATGAGCGGGGTGAGGCCGCTTCTGCTGCGTGGGGGTCGGGTCGTCGATCCCGCCCATCGGGTGGACGGCCGGCTGGACGTGCTGCTGGCCGACGGACACGTCGCTGCGATCGGCGAGTCCCTGGAGGCCCCGGAACAGGCCCTCGTGTTGGACGTGAACGGAAAGGTCGTAACTCCAGGCCTGATTGATGTTCACGTCCACTTGCGAGAGCCGGGTGGCGAACACAAGGAGACCATTGAAAGCGGCCTGAAGGCGGCTGCGGCCGGTGGGTTCACGGCCGTGTGCGCGATGCCGAACACCGATCCGCCCCTGGACGACGCTTCCTCCATCCGCTTCGTGCTGGAACGAGGCGCTCGGGTGCGAGGGGCGCGTGTGTATCCGGTGGGCGCCCTCTCGCGCGGTCGTAAGGGCGAGCGGCTGACGGACGTCGGAGAGCTGGTCGACGCCGGCGCGGTGGGGATCACGGACGACGGCGACCCCATCATGGACTCCGGTCTGATGCGGCTGGCGCTGGAATACGCCCAGACCTTCGGGATCCCCGTCGCCGATCATGCCGAGGACCTGGGCCTGTCCGCGGGCGGCCACATGAACGACGGGCCCACCGCGACCCGGCTGGGGCTCAAGGGAAAGCCGGGGGCGTCCGAGGAGTCGCACATCTACCGCGACCTCCTGGTCGCCGAGCTGACCGGGGGCCACATCCACCTCCAGCACGTGTCCACCCGGCTGGGGGTCGAGGCCATTCGCATGGCCAAGGCGCGCGGCGTCCACGTCACGGCCGAGGCGGCGCCCCACCATCTCCTCCTGACCGAAGAGGCGGTCGGGGCCTACGACACCAACGCGAAGATGAACCCGCCGCTCCGTCGGGCCGATGACGTGGCCGCGGTGCGGGAGGGGCTACGCGACGGAACGTTGGACGTCCTGGCCACGGACCACGCACCCCATCACCGGGACGAGAAGGACCGCACCTTCGATGAGGCGCCCTTCGGGATCGTGGGGCTGGAGACGGCCGTGGGCCTGGTGCTCACGCACGTGCTGGGCGAAGGCCTGCTGGACCTTCCGACGCTGGTGGACCGCATGAGTGCCCAGCCGGCCCGGGCGTTCCGCCTGACAGGAGGGTCCTTGGCGGTGGGCTCGGTGGCCGATGTCACCGTGCTCGACCTGGAGCACGAATGGGTGGTCGATCCCAAGCGCTTCCGCTCGAAGAGCCGTAATACGCCGTTCGGGGGCTGGAAGCTGAAGGGACGCGCCATCGCCACCATCGTGGGTGGCGATGCGGTCTGGACGCTGGAGTGA
- a CDS encoding S24 family peptidase: protein MQTATPLSLTEIEQKILDFMVSYLRTNTYQPSIREIGERFGIRSTKTVSEHLRALAEKGYLERDPSRSRGVKILGVDLSAETVSVPCFRRLPTGAVNGAGDLLESRLVIDKKVAASEGCFFVRARGDELAALGVEDGDLVLLEPVELRALPDGSTVAYETGAGTGYARVFQTGAGLELHSTRSAQGPADAVDPRSIRVVGRVVALLRRLPETPVGGSLTAH from the coding sequence ATGCAAACCGCGACCCCCCTGTCGCTCACCGAGATCGAGCAGAAGATCTTGGACTTCATGGTGTCGTATCTGCGCACCAATACCTACCAGCCGTCGATTCGCGAAATCGGTGAACGGTTCGGTATCCGCAGCACCAAGACCGTCTCCGAACATCTGCGCGCCCTGGCCGAAAAGGGCTATCTCGAGCGTGACCCGTCCCGCTCGCGCGGCGTTAAGATCTTGGGGGTGGACCTCAGCGCAGAGACGGTGTCCGTTCCGTGCTTCCGGCGGCTTCCCACCGGTGCCGTCAACGGCGCGGGTGACCTGCTGGAATCCCGCCTGGTCATCGACAAGAAGGTCGCGGCCAGCGAGGGCTGTTTCTTCGTGCGGGCGCGCGGGGACGAGCTGGCGGCGCTCGGAGTGGAAGATGGTGACCTCGTGCTCCTGGAACCCGTCGAGCTGCGCGCGCTGCCCGACGGCAGCACGGTCGCCTACGAGACCGGGGCCGGGACCGGGTACGCACGGGTCTTCCAGACGGGCGCCGGACTGGAGCTGCACTCGACGCGCAGCGCCCAGGGCCCCGCGGATGCGGTCGACCCTCGCTCGATTCGGGTCGTGGGACGCGTGGTGGCACTGCTGCGCCGGCTGCCGGAAACACCGGTCGGCGGATCGCTGACCGCGCACTGA
- the tadA gene encoding tRNA adenosine(34) deaminase TadA, with protein sequence MWMARALEQARLAWARDEVPVGAVLVRRGRLLAEAHNRTVLDADPTAHAESVAIRAAAASLGDWRLLDATLYVTLEPCAMCAGAIVLARIPRLVFGAHDPKAGMAGSLQNLVQDPRLNHRVELTSGVLSEPCGDLLRDFFRARRGSGPGAGAAAAGPHDVAAG encoded by the coding sequence ATGTGGATGGCTCGGGCGCTGGAGCAGGCCCGCCTGGCCTGGGCACGTGACGAGGTTCCCGTCGGAGCGGTGCTGGTCCGGCGGGGACGCCTCCTGGCCGAGGCCCACAACCGCACCGTTCTCGATGCCGATCCCACGGCGCACGCCGAGTCGGTCGCGATCCGCGCCGCCGCTGCCTCGCTCGGAGACTGGCGACTGCTCGATGCCACCTTGTACGTGACCTTGGAGCCCTGCGCGATGTGCGCCGGGGCCATCGTGCTGGCGCGGATCCCTCGATTGGTGTTCGGCGCCCACGACCCCAAGGCCGGGATGGCGGGATCGCTTCAGAACCTCGTCCAGGATCCCCGCCTGAATCACCGCGTGGAGCTCACCTCCGGCGTCCTCTCCGAGCCGTGTGGGGACCTGTTGCGCGACTTCTTCCGGGCCCGGCGGGGCAGCGGACCCGGCGCGGGCGCTGCGGCCGCCGGGCCGCACGACGTTGCCGCCGGCTAG
- the rpsT gene encoding 30S ribosomal protein S20 has product MPNIKSAKRRMRTSLKAQERNRAAKSRLRTAIKRVLQAGSSDDATARLREAAALIDRAATRRLIHPNRASRFKARLARHVARLAA; this is encoded by the coding sequence ATGCCGAACATCAAGAGCGCCAAGCGTCGCATGCGTACGAGCCTCAAGGCTCAGGAGCGCAACCGCGCCGCCAAGTCCCGCCTGCGCACCGCCATCAAGCGGGTCCTGCAGGCTGGTTCCTCCGACGACGCCACGGCCCGCCTTCGCGAGGCGGCAGCTCTGATCGATCGCGCGGCGACCCGGCGCTTGATCCACCCGAACCGGGCCTCCCGCTTCAAGGCGCGCCTGGCTCGGCACGTCGCCCGCTTGGCCGCCTAG
- a CDS encoding efflux RND transporter permease subunit, producing the protein MIRLSIRRPVAVAMAYASVALLGVAAWRNIPIELLPDTELPRLSVTAEWTGTSPETVEAFLTSPIEAAIQQLKGVEKLTSVSAEGNTRLEIEFSREVDMDFTRMELAERMATLQEDLPPGVRNITVEPYVPEQFSNQDRRFIAYTFSGPHTLGALRTYLEDEVQPLIAQVEGVGFVRIGGGQERVIEIELDPQRMHALDLKPEEVRQRIADLDLVREAGTHREGDRQWTVTIRNRPGSVDEFRSAVLLADEGRLVRVADVARVRDTFEEPRSHYRIDAQPAVRFEVVKEVGANSVRVADRVKEVVTRLEGAGPVGSQYTLEYDESKEIRRQLTDLRTRALLSGVVILVVLLLFLRSIRSTVVIFATIAFSVLIALNLIYFGGYALNLLTLMGLAMGFGLIVDNSIVVLENIYRAWQHGGTAAEAAERGTREVILPILASTATTLIVFLPFVYLQGELRVFYVPLAVVVALTLIGSLLVSFTFIPALSARVLPVRRSAAGQDTVERPIYVRFYATLLAFITAHPLWMCLLTLAAFAGSGWLFDKHVDRGVVWSRFGWGDDTYLRVIYELPRGSDLERMDELVQYFEQRLKRMPEVDEFNSQVQPQFAFTNVFFPDSLEQTGVPVAVKEQLTSFGLGFSGAEVRVYGYGPSFYGGGGGAPNYAIQVLGYNYEKVRDIAEDLGRRLRRQPRVQEVDTNSTGSFYNAERAYEWVVDIDREALARYGLTVQQFVERMSAAIASGASFNRVKVGGEEIRYEVRLTGNRELDVRALQEVLVEAPDGSGVRVGDVVHLGPREVLSEIRREDQQYQRTVAYEFRGPTKLGDIIHDQIINATQTPPGYTVKKSDRYGRWNDEEREQIYLVLLVSIGLIYMVTAALFESLRQPLCVLLTVPMALIGVFLIFFFWDITFTREAYIGVIMMGGIVVNNAILLVDKMNRLRREEGLPLKEAIVEGTLQRVRPIFMTTATTVLGLLPLVLRSVSVDSNIWNALAYALIGGLLSSTLFVLTTTPALYLLFERPRAPAAAMRPAVLAPTLQPAD; encoded by the coding sequence GTGATCCGGCTGAGCATTCGCCGTCCGGTCGCCGTGGCCATGGCATACGCCTCGGTGGCCCTGCTGGGCGTGGCGGCGTGGCGCAACATCCCCATCGAGCTGCTTCCCGACACCGAGCTGCCGCGCCTCAGTGTGACCGCGGAGTGGACGGGCACCTCCCCCGAGACGGTGGAGGCGTTTCTCACCTCCCCGATCGAGGCCGCCATCCAGCAGCTCAAGGGTGTCGAGAAGCTCACCTCGGTCTCGGCCGAGGGGAACACCCGCCTGGAGATCGAGTTCAGCCGCGAAGTCGACATGGACTTCACGCGCATGGAGCTGGCCGAACGCATGGCCACCCTCCAGGAGGACCTCCCTCCCGGCGTGCGGAACATCACGGTCGAGCCCTACGTGCCGGAGCAGTTCTCCAACCAGGATCGCCGGTTCATCGCCTACACCTTCTCCGGACCCCACACGTTGGGTGCGCTGCGCACGTATCTGGAGGACGAGGTCCAACCCCTGATCGCGCAGGTCGAAGGGGTCGGGTTCGTGCGCATCGGCGGGGGCCAGGAGCGGGTCATCGAGATCGAGCTCGATCCACAGCGTATGCACGCCCTCGACCTCAAGCCGGAGGAAGTGCGGCAGCGCATCGCCGACCTCGACCTGGTGCGTGAGGCCGGCACCCACCGAGAAGGTGATCGCCAGTGGACGGTGACCATCCGGAACCGCCCCGGGTCGGTGGACGAGTTCCGCAGTGCGGTCCTGCTGGCGGACGAGGGTCGTCTGGTGCGGGTGGCGGACGTGGCCCGTGTGCGAGATACCTTCGAGGAGCCGCGCTCGCACTACCGGATCGACGCGCAACCCGCCGTACGCTTCGAGGTCGTCAAGGAGGTCGGGGCCAACTCTGTGCGCGTCGCGGACCGGGTCAAGGAGGTCGTGACCCGTCTCGAGGGTGCGGGCCCGGTGGGCAGCCAGTACACCCTGGAGTACGACGAGAGCAAGGAGATCCGCCGTCAGCTGACGGACCTGCGCACGCGCGCCTTGCTGTCCGGGGTGGTGATTCTCGTGGTGCTGCTGCTCTTTCTGCGGTCCATCCGCTCCACCGTGGTCATCTTCGCCACGATCGCCTTCTCGGTGCTGATCGCCCTCAACCTCATCTACTTCGGAGGCTACGCACTCAATCTCCTGACCCTGATGGGGCTCGCGATGGGCTTCGGTCTCATTGTGGACAATTCCATCGTCGTCCTCGAAAACATCTACCGGGCCTGGCAGCACGGAGGGACGGCAGCGGAGGCGGCGGAACGGGGCACGCGAGAGGTGATCCTGCCCATCCTGGCGTCGACGGCAACCACGTTGATCGTCTTCCTGCCGTTCGTCTATCTGCAAGGCGAGCTGCGCGTCTTCTACGTGCCCCTGGCCGTGGTGGTGGCCCTCACGCTGATCGGGTCACTGCTGGTGTCGTTCACCTTCATTCCCGCGTTGTCCGCCCGGGTCCTGCCGGTACGACGGTCGGCCGCAGGCCAGGACACGGTAGAGCGGCCCATCTACGTGCGCTTCTATGCAACCCTGCTCGCGTTCATCACCGCCCATCCGTTGTGGATGTGCCTCCTGACGCTAGCGGCCTTCGCCGGGTCCGGCTGGCTCTTCGACAAGCACGTGGACCGGGGGGTGGTCTGGAGCCGCTTCGGCTGGGGAGACGACACGTACCTCCGGGTCATCTACGAGTTGCCGCGCGGCTCCGACCTGGAGCGCATGGACGAGCTGGTGCAGTACTTCGAACAGCGCCTGAAGCGCATGCCGGAGGTCGACGAGTTCAACAGCCAGGTGCAGCCGCAGTTCGCCTTCACCAACGTCTTCTTCCCGGACTCGTTGGAGCAGACCGGCGTGCCCGTGGCCGTCAAGGAGCAGCTGACCAGCTTCGGTTTGGGCTTTTCCGGCGCGGAGGTTCGGGTCTACGGGTACGGTCCGTCGTTCTACGGCGGGGGCGGGGGCGCACCCAACTATGCCATCCAGGTGCTCGGCTACAACTACGAGAAGGTGCGGGACATCGCGGAAGACCTCGGCCGGCGCCTGCGACGCCAGCCCCGCGTGCAGGAGGTGGATACCAACTCGACGGGCTCCTTCTACAATGCGGAGCGTGCCTACGAGTGGGTGGTCGACATCGACCGCGAGGCGCTGGCCCGCTACGGGTTGACAGTACAGCAGTTCGTGGAGCGCATGAGCGCGGCGATCGCGTCCGGGGCGAGCTTCAACCGGGTGAAGGTGGGAGGAGAGGAGATCCGCTACGAGGTCCGACTGACCGGCAACCGGGAGCTCGACGTACGCGCATTGCAGGAGGTCCTGGTGGAGGCCCCGGACGGCAGTGGCGTGCGCGTCGGGGACGTGGTGCACCTGGGTCCCCGTGAGGTCCTCTCCGAGATCCGCCGGGAAGACCAGCAATACCAGAGGACGGTCGCCTACGAGTTCCGGGGCCCCACCAAGCTGGGGGACATCATCCACGACCAGATCATCAACGCCACCCAGACCCCGCCCGGGTACACCGTGAAGAAGTCGGATCGCTACGGTCGCTGGAACGACGAGGAGCGCGAACAGATCTACCTGGTGCTGTTGGTCTCCATCGGGCTGATCTACATGGTGACCGCGGCGCTATTCGAATCCCTGCGGCAACCGCTCTGCGTGCTGTTGACGGTTCCGATGGCGTTGATCGGGGTGTTCCTGATCTTCTTCTTTTGGGACATCACCTTCACGAGGGAGGCCTACATCGGCGTGATCATGATGGGTGGCATCGTGGTCAACAACGCCATCCTGCTCGTCGACAAGATGAACCGGCTACGCCGGGAGGAGGGGCTGCCCCTGAAGGAGGCGATCGTGGAGGGCACGCTGCAACGTGTCCGGCCCATCTTCATGACCACGGCCACCACCGTGCTGGGCCTCCTCCCCCTGGTGCTGCGCTCGGTCTCCGTGGACTCGAACATCTGGAACGCGCTCGCCTATGCCCTCATCGGTGGCCTGCTCTCCTCCACGCTGTTCGTGCTGACCACGACCCCGGCGCTCTACCTCCTGTTCGAGCGCCCCCGCGCTCCCGCCGCCGCCATGCGTCCGGCGGTCCTGGCACCCACTTTACAGCCCGCCGACTGA
- a CDS encoding aspartate carbamoyltransferase catalytic subunit, whose product MKPASGILGKDLLGLAGLTPEQLTAILDAAEPFRSAAEEGARKIPMLQGTTVANLFFEPSTRTRISFEFAEKRMGADTVSLAVAASSLQKGETLVDTARNVEAMGIEMVVIRHGSSGAAAFLAERIPSRVINAGDGAHEHPTQALLDLLTLRQHFGRLEGLKVCMVGDVLHSRVARSNIFGLRALGAEVAVCGPPTLVPATFEDLGARRFLRLEEAIAWADALNVLRLQQERMTAGYVPSLREYHRIFGITEERLEAARRELLILHPGPMNRGVEIDSTVADGPHSVILRQVTNGVAVRMAVLYLLADGDPAAASGAVGKARAQ is encoded by the coding sequence GTGAAGCCCGCGTCGGGCATTCTGGGCAAGGACCTTCTGGGCCTGGCGGGGCTCACGCCCGAGCAGCTGACCGCCATCCTGGATGCGGCGGAGCCCTTCCGCTCGGCAGCGGAGGAGGGGGCTCGCAAGATCCCCATGCTCCAGGGCACCACGGTCGCCAATCTCTTCTTCGAGCCCTCCACCCGCACCCGCATCTCGTTCGAGTTCGCCGAGAAGCGCATGGGTGCAGACACGGTGAGCCTGGCCGTGGCCGCCTCCTCGCTGCAAAAGGGAGAGACCCTGGTCGACACCGCGCGCAACGTGGAAGCGATGGGCATCGAGATGGTGGTGATCCGGCACGGCTCGTCGGGGGCAGCTGCCTTCTTGGCCGAACGGATTCCTTCGCGGGTGATCAATGCCGGTGACGGTGCTCATGAGCACCCCACCCAGGCCCTCCTGGACCTGCTCACCCTCCGCCAGCATTTCGGACGTCTGGAGGGACTCAAGGTTTGTATGGTGGGTGATGTGCTGCATTCCAGGGTCGCTCGTAGCAACATCTTCGGCCTTCGGGCCCTGGGGGCCGAGGTGGCGGTCTGCGGCCCCCCCACGCTGGTACCGGCGACCTTCGAGGACCTGGGCGCCCGGCGCTTTCTGCGGTTGGAGGAGGCCATCGCCTGGGCGGATGCCCTCAACGTGCTGCGCCTGCAACAGGAGCGGATGACCGCCGGCTACGTCCCCAGTCTCCGGGAGTATCACCGGATCTTCGGGATCACCGAGGAGCGGCTGGAGGCGGCCCGCCGGGAGCTGTTGATCCTCCACCCTGGACCCATGAACCGCGGCGTCGAGATCGACTCCACCGTCGCAGACGGCCCCCACTCGGTCATCCTCCGTCAGGTCACCAACGGGGTGGCGGTGCGTATGGCCGTGCTCTATCTGCTGGCCGATGGGGATCCGGCCGCAGCGTCGGGCGCGGTCGGGAAGGCGCGGGCCCAATGA
- a CDS encoding Na+/H+ antiporter NhaC family protein, which yields MMDEAAPPLACLCAPCTPRSRVRAAPGRGLLLTLLTVLAFAPAAAAQEVVDPPRTVLGGVPFTLHLQGGQTGPLEFEILDAAGSRLSSGTVQAGAQATTEPLRVSGRGQLPLEVQVGGVQTSVTPAYAPGWFSLIPPLIAIALALLLREVVSALFAGIWIGALVLTGFHPLSATGRLVDHFVVPQLGDVSDGKTTIVVFSMMLGGMVGLIAKNGGTRGIVEALEGLATSVRRGKLATWLAGLAIFFDDYANTLLVGNTMRPITDRLRISREKLAYIVDSTAAPVAAIVPISTWVGYEIGLIKGGLEIAAEQQRATDPAMAAEMLAANPFTVFLHTIPYLFYPLLALSFVLMTTLMNRDLGPMAVAERRAARGEGLHRAGAMLAADSHEGLLEPAPGTPLRWWNAAIPVLAVVLVVLLGLLMTGRAAVEPGAGLREVLAAADPFATLLWGALAGVLTAVALSMVQRLLTMSQAVEAWVSGVRSMMLAMVILVLAWSLGAVTEELGTAAYLASLLEGALPLSLIPAIVFVISGAMAFATGTSWATMAVMLPLVIPLTVALGGGTGFAGGTHHTVLLSAISSVLAGAIWGDHCSPISDTTVMSSMASACDHVDHVRTQLPYALLVGAVGLVLGDLGTAFGLPVWVALPAALLVLWGVLRTFGTPVTEPA from the coding sequence ATGATGGACGAAGCCGCTCCCCCGCTCGCGTGCCTGTGTGCCCCATGCACGCCTCGAAGCCGGGTTCGCGCAGCACCCGGCCGCGGCCTCCTCCTGACCCTGCTGACCGTCCTGGCCTTCGCCCCAGCCGCCGCGGCACAGGAGGTCGTAGATCCGCCCCGGACCGTGCTGGGCGGGGTTCCCTTCACGCTCCACCTCCAGGGTGGGCAGACGGGCCCCCTCGAGTTCGAGATCCTGGACGCCGCCGGTTCGCGCCTGAGCAGCGGCACCGTCCAGGCGGGAGCCCAGGCCACGACCGAGCCCCTCCGGGTGTCCGGTCGCGGCCAGTTGCCCCTGGAGGTCCAGGTGGGAGGGGTACAGACCTCGGTCACACCCGCCTACGCACCGGGCTGGTTCTCCCTGATCCCGCCCCTGATCGCCATCGCGCTCGCCCTGCTGCTGCGCGAGGTGGTCTCGGCCCTGTTCGCCGGCATCTGGATCGGCGCACTGGTCCTGACCGGGTTCCACCCCCTGAGCGCCACGGGCCGTCTGGTCGACCATTTCGTGGTGCCACAGCTGGGCGATGTCTCGGATGGGAAAACCACCATCGTGGTGTTCTCCATGATGCTGGGCGGGATGGTGGGACTGATCGCGAAGAACGGTGGTACACGCGGCATCGTGGAAGCCCTGGAGGGGCTGGCCACATCCGTCCGGCGCGGAAAGCTGGCCACCTGGTTGGCGGGCTTGGCCATCTTCTTCGACGACTACGCCAACACCCTTCTGGTCGGCAACACCATGCGGCCGATCACCGACCGCCTGCGCATCTCCCGCGAGAAGCTCGCCTACATCGTCGATTCGACCGCCGCGCCGGTGGCCGCCATCGTGCCCATCTCTACCTGGGTGGGCTACGAGATCGGACTGATCAAAGGAGGCCTCGAGATCGCCGCGGAGCAGCAGCGGGCCACCGACCCCGCCATGGCCGCCGAGATGTTGGCCGCCAACCCCTTCACGGTTTTCCTCCACACCATTCCCTACCTCTTCTACCCTCTGTTGGCCTTGAGCTTCGTGCTCATGACCACGCTGATGAACCGGGACCTGGGTCCCATGGCCGTGGCGGAACGGCGCGCCGCCCGCGGAGAGGGGCTCCATCGGGCCGGGGCCATGTTGGCCGCGGACTCCCACGAGGGCCTGCTGGAGCCGGCGCCCGGAACGCCGCTGCGCTGGTGGAACGCGGCGATCCCGGTCCTGGCCGTGGTTCTGGTCGTGCTTCTGGGGCTGTTGATGACGGGCCGGGCAGCGGTCGAGCCAGGCGCCGGTCTACGCGAGGTCCTGGCGGCCGCGGACCCGTTCGCGACGTTGCTGTGGGGCGCCTTGGCCGGGGTGTTGACCGCGGTGGCGCTTTCCATGGTGCAGCGCCTGCTGACGATGTCCCAGGCCGTGGAGGCCTGGGTCTCCGGCGTGCGCTCCATGATGCTCGCCATGGTGATCCTGGTGCTGGCCTGGTCGCTGGGGGCGGTGACCGAAGAGCTGGGCACCGCGGCCTACCTGGCCAGCTTGCTGGAAGGCGCGCTCCCCCTCTCGCTCATCCCGGCCATCGTCTTCGTGATCTCGGGTGCCATGGCCTTCGCCACCGGAACCTCCTGGGCCACCATGGCGGTGATGTTGCCGCTGGTCATTCCGCTGACGGTCGCGCTGGGCGGAGGGACGGGGTTCGCCGGCGGAACGCACCACACGGTTCTGCTCAGCGCCATCTCGTCCGTGTTGGCCGGGGCGATCTGGGGCGACCACTGTTCCCCGATCTCGGACACGACCGTGATGAGCTCGATGGCCTCGGCGTGCGACCACGTCGACCACGTGCGCACGCAACTTCCCTACGCGCTGCTGGTGGGCGCCGTCGGGCTGGTGCTGGGGGACCTGGGCACCGCGTTCGGGCTGCCCGTGTGGGTGGCACTCCCCGCCGCGCTGCTGGTCCTCTGGGGTGTGCTGCGCACGTTCGGGACGCCGGTGACCGAGCCGGCCTAG
- the gltX gene encoding glutamate--tRNA ligase: MSMRLRFAPSPTGYLHVGGGRTALFNWLLARGQGGVFVLRIEDTDRERSTEAATRAILEGMAWLELDWDEGPVFQSQGVERHRSDAFRLLEEGNAYRDFSTPEEIEADRAALKRGERRPYRERADALSEAEVAERVAGGVPFAIRFRVPAGETVWEDLVHGETRFQNDQIEDLVVLRADGTPTYNLAVVSDDVDMRITHVIRGDDHLSNTPKQILLYQALGHALPIFGHVPLILGTDGRRLSKRHGATAVGEYRTQGILPEAMANFLALLGWNPGDEQEVMTRAELIQRFSMERVLKKSAVFDPEKLEWLNGQHLARRTAASLEALVREEAERRGLAGQIDAESPERVRTLIDLMKVRARTIPELLQRMAPLLGDSVEYDDKAVRQHWKHPEEAKERLGAVSSALLDGAWTVEALEERLRALAEQRAEGAAKLIHPLRVALTGQSASAGIFDVLAWLGPDRTQDRIARALERLG, from the coding sequence ATGTCCATGCGCCTGCGCTTCGCCCCGTCGCCCACGGGCTACCTCCACGTCGGTGGTGGCCGCACGGCCCTGTTCAACTGGCTCCTGGCCCGGGGCCAGGGCGGTGTGTTCGTGCTCCGCATCGAGGACACGGACCGGGAACGCTCCACCGAGGCCGCCACCCGGGCGATCCTGGAAGGGATGGCGTGGCTGGAGCTGGATTGGGACGAAGGTCCGGTGTTCCAGAGCCAGGGCGTCGAGCGTCACCGCTCCGACGCCTTCCGCCTCCTGGAGGAGGGGAACGCCTATCGGGACTTCTCCACGCCGGAGGAGATCGAAGCAGACCGGGCCGCGTTGAAGCGCGGGGAGCGCCGTCCCTACCGCGAGCGCGCTGACGCGCTGTCCGAGGCGGAGGTGGCCGAGCGGGTGGCGGGCGGCGTCCCCTTCGCCATCCGCTTCCGGGTCCCCGCGGGCGAGACCGTCTGGGAGGACCTCGTGCACGGAGAGACGCGCTTCCAGAACGACCAGATCGAGGATCTGGTCGTTCTCAGGGCCGACGGTACGCCGACGTACAACCTCGCCGTGGTGTCGGACGATGTGGACATGCGCATCACACACGTCATCCGCGGAGACGATCACCTCTCCAACACCCCCAAGCAGATCCTCCTGTACCAGGCGCTGGGACACGCCCTTCCGATCTTCGGCCACGTGCCGCTCATCCTGGGCACCGACGGGCGCCGTCTGTCCAAGCGGCACGGGGCCACCGCGGTGGGAGAGTATCGCACGCAGGGCATCCTCCCCGAGGCGATGGCGAACTTCCTGGCGCTGCTGGGCTGGAACCCGGGAGACGAACAGGAGGTGATGACCCGAGCCGAGTTGATTCAGCGCTTCTCCATGGAGCGAGTGCTGAAGAAGAGCGCCGTGTTCGATCCGGAGAAGTTGGAGTGGCTCAACGGACAACATCTGGCCCGCCGCACGGCCGCTTCGCTCGAGGCGCTGGTGCGGGAAGAGGCCGAGCGTCGTGGGCTCGCGGGGCAGATCGACGCCGAGTCGCCGGAACGTGTGCGCACGCTCATCGACCTGATGAAGGTGCGAGCGCGCACGATCCCGGAGCTGCTGCAGCGTATGGCGCCGCTTCTGGGAGACTCCGTCGAGTACGACGACAAGGCTGTGCGGCAACATTGGAAGCACCCGGAGGAAGCCAAGGAGCGGCTCGGCGCCGTCTCCTCGGCGTTGCTGGACGGGGCTTGGACCGTGGAGGCACTGGAGGAGCGACTGCGTGCGCTCGCGGAGCAGCGCGCGGAAGGGGCGGCGAAGCTCATTCATCCCTTGCGCGTTGCCCTCACCGGCCAGAGCGCCAGCGCCGGCATCTTCGATGTGTTGGCGTGGCTGGGCCCCGACCGCACCCAGGATCGTATCGCTCGGGCGCTGGAGCGCCTGGGTTGA